One part of the Lytechinus pictus isolate F3 Inbred chromosome 3, Lp3.0, whole genome shotgun sequence genome encodes these proteins:
- the LOC129257015 gene encoding putative RNA-binding protein 15B → MDRQQGRKPMRRVRDSPEMQRMPDRDRMSPGSDRYDGRGGAKMGGRMRSMERDDGGRRGTGGDRRPPPRDDYDRPQNYDRPQNFQSDGFQRKEPDCLRITNFPSHVSDTAIRDALFHEFKKYGEVNVRVVFSQAKNERIAYVRFRLPDQARDAMQARGDRLTLFARPLHIVAIVNKTNHNQGQGHDGGYMNNRQNDFQGRRGGMQGKNYRQDMGSSGGGGRGRDRDFNRYESNSRNYGNDGYHQNQGRDRDRDATFLPEDDPKATRTVFCGNLEDGIQESEIRRHFERYGFVEEIDIKYPPRGQGNPFAFVKFENLDMAYKAIISMSGQYIGRNQCKTGYGKQSPTNCLWVGGLGPWITLGVLEREFDRFGAIRKIDYIKGDSFAYVQYETVEAAQAAASHMRGVPLGGPDKRLRVDFAEHGPGIQTTKKQFRPYQGPPNHDDGSGGRGYNRYNQDRDIGRDISPPSFRDGSDQWQGGGGGFDGGRGNWQSGSRYKNDNWNRRDNDQSGRMMQRGDNRRRRNGSPDDFAGRDDWSPSNVKASKRRRSPGGDWSPERRKPRDSSHGRDWDASPDGRVRRQRSISSDLSDQDFGSQPMERRRKRGSRRSRIPDSLDNLSDLLNYLPMSWRGHLVLKNSAFATRMFLVGGDADTAEALLPHDLGSDESALRITQRLRLDQPKLDEVGKRISQAGSSGHAILLSFAGTSEDSDSLPSGTQARALVNLVTYLQQKKAAGVISLPVSGEQNKDNVGVLHAFPPCEFSHKYLLDIAPGLGPDPCKEDHLVVIIVKGAA, encoded by the coding sequence ATGGATCGTCAGCAGGGTAGAAAACCTATGAGGAGGGTGAGGGATAGTCCTGAAATGCAGCGAATGCCAGATCGAGATAGAATGAGCCCTGGGAGTGACAGGTATGATGGTAGGGGAGGTGCAAAAATGGGAGGGCGAATGAGGAGCATGGAGAGAGATGACGGTGGCAGGCGTGGGACCGGCGGCGATAGGCGTCCACCACCCCGCGATGACTATGATCGCCCGCAGAATTATGATCGTCCTCAAAACTTCCAAAGTGATGGCTTTCAGAGGAAAGAACCAGATTGTTTAAGAATCACAAATTTCCCTTCTCATGTTTCTGATACAGCAATTAGAGATGCtctttttcatgaatttaagAAATATGGTGAAGTAAATGTGCGTGTTGTGTTCAGTCAAGCAAAAAATGAGCGGATTGCTTATGTGAGATTTAGACTACCAGATCAGGCTAGAGATGCAATGCAAGCTCGTGGTGATCGTCTTACATTGTTTGCAAGACCGTTACACATTGTAGCaattgtaaataaaacaaatcataatcAGGGGCAAGGGCATGATGGTGGTTACATGAATAATAGACAAAATGATTTTCAAGGGAGACGTGGTGGAATGCAAGGAAAGAATTACAGGCAGGATATGGGCAGTAGTGGTGGTGGCGGCAGAGGAAGAGATAGAGATTTTAATCGATATGAATCAAATTCCCGTAACTATGGAAATGATGGGTATCACCAAAATCAAGGTCGTGATAGAGACCGTGATGCAACATTTTTGCCTGAGGATGACCCAAAGGCTACACGTACAGTGTTTTGTGGTAACTTGGAAGATGGTATCCAAGAAAGTGAGATAAGAAGGCATTTTGAGAGATATGGCTTTGTTGAAGAAATTGACATCAAGTATCCACCTCGAGGCCAGGGAAATCCTTTTGCTtttgtgaaatttgaaaatttggatATGGCTTATAAGGCAATAATCTCTATGTCTGGCCAGTACATTGGGAGGAATCAGTGCAAGACAGGATATGGAAAACAGTCTCCAACAAATTGTCTATGGGTTGGAGGTTTGGGGCCTTGGATCACATTGGGTGTGCTGGAAAGAGAGTTTGATCGCTTTGGAGCAATTAGAAAGATTGATTATATTAAAGGTGATTCATTTGCGTACGTCCAGTATGAAACTGTAGAAGCAGCCCAGGCAGCTGCCAGCCACATGCGTGGTGTTCCTTTAGGAGGACCAGACAAACGACTTCGGGTAGACTTTGCTGAACATGGGCCTGGCATCCAGACAACTAAAAAGCAGTTTAGACCATACCAAGGACCACCCAACCATGATGATGGCTCAGGTGGCAGAGGCTACAATCGTTACAATCAAGACAGAGATATTGGTCGAGATATTTCACCTCCATCATTTCGTGATGGATCTGATCAGTGgcaaggagggggaggaggttTTGATGGAGGTCGTGGGAACTGGCAGTCTGGTAGTCgatacaaaaatgataactgGAACCGAAGGGACAATGACCAATCAGGAAGAATGATGCAACGAGGTGATAATCGTAGAAGGCGAAATGGATCCCCTGATGATTTCGCTGGTAGGGATGACTGGTCACCAAGCAATGTGAAAGCATCTAAGCGCCGTAGGTCCCCTGGTGGTGATTGGTCTCCTGAGCGAAGGAAACCTAGAGATTCTTCACATGGGCGTGATTGGGATGCTTCACCAGATGGCCGTGTACGCCGTCAACGATCCATAAGTAGTGATCTTTCTGACCAGGATTTTGGTAGTCAACCCATGGAACGTCGTCGAAAGCGAGGTAGTAGGCGCTCCAGAATTCCAGATAGTTTAGATAACTTGTCTGATCTTCTAAATTACTTACCAATGTCTTGGAGAGGTCATTTGGTGTTGAAGAACAGTGCATTTGCTACTCGCATGTTTTTGGTAGGAGGAGATGCAGACACTGCTGAAGCTCTGCTGCCACATGACTTAGGAAGTGATGAGTCTGCCTTGAGGATCACACAGCGCTTACGTTTAGATCAACCTAAGCTTGATGAAGTGGGCAAAAGAATCTCGCAAGCTGGATCTAGTGGTCATGCAATTTTGCTTTCTTTCGCTGGAACAAGTGAAGATTCAGACTCTTTACCATCTGGAACCCAGGCACGTGCCTTGGTGAACTTGGTTACTTACCTTCAGCAGAAGAAAGCTGCTGGAGTTATCAGCCTACCAGTTAGTGGAGAGCAAAATAAGGATAACGTTGGTGTCCTTCATGCCTTTCCACCATGTGAATTCAGTCACAAGTACCTTCTTGATATTGCTCCTGGTTTAGGCCCAGATCCTTGCAAAGAGGATCATCTTGTTGTGATCATTGTGAAGGGGGCAGCATAg